A genomic region of Saimiri boliviensis isolate mSaiBol1 chromosome 20, mSaiBol1.pri, whole genome shotgun sequence contains the following coding sequences:
- the CPSF4 gene encoding cleavage and polyadenylation specificity factor subunit 4 isoform X5 has protein sequence MRRRFRESGAAVCEFFLKAACGKGGMCPFRHISGEKTVVCKHWLRGLCKKGDQCEFLHEYDMTKMPECYFYSKFGECSNKECPFLHIDPESKIKDCPWYDRGFCKHGPLCRHRHTRRVICVNYLVGFCPEGPSCKFMHPRFELPMGTTEQPPLPQQTQPPAKQSNNPPLQRSSSLIQLTSQNSSPNQQRTPQVIGVMQSQNSSAGNRGPRPLEQVTCYKCGEKGHYANRCTKGHLAFLSGQ, from the exons AGTCGGGGGCTGCTGTCtgtgaattctttttaaaagctgcctGCGGCAAAG GAGGCATGTGTCCATTTCGCCACATCAGCGGCGAGAAGACAGTTGTGTGCAAACACTGGCTACGAGGCCTATGCAAGAAGGGGGACCAGTGCGAGTTCCTGCATGAGTATGACATGACCAAGATGCCCGAGTGCTACTTCTACTCCAAGTTTG GAGAGTGCAGCAACAAGGAGTGCCCCTTCCTACACATAGACCccgagtccaagatcaaggactGCCCTTGGTACGACCGCGGCTTCTGCAAGCATG GTCCCCTGTGCAGGCACCGGCACACACGGAGAGTCATCTGTGTGAATTACCTCGTGGGATTCTGCCCGGAGGGCCCCTCATGTAAATTCATGCA CCCTCGATTTGAACTGCCCATGGGAACCACTGAGCAGCCCCCACTGCCACAGCAGACACAGCCTCCGGCAAAG CAAAGTAACAATCCGCCATTACAAAGGTCGTCCTCCTTGATCCAGTTAACGAGTCAGAACTCTTCTCCCAATCAGCAGAGAACCCCGCAGGTCATCGGGGTCATGCAGAGTCAAAACAGCAGTGCGGGCAACCGGGGACCCCGGCCACTGGAGCAGGTCACCTGTTACAAG TGTGGCGAGAAAGGACACTACGCCAACAGATGCACCAAAGGGCACTTGGCCTTTCTCAGTGGACAGTGA
- the ATP5MF gene encoding ATP synthase F(0) complex subunit f, mitochondrial codes for MASVVPLKDRKLLEVKLGELPSWILMRDFSPSGIVGAFQRGYYRYYNKYINVKKGSIAGLTMVLACYIVFNYTISYKELKHERLRKYH; via the exons ATGGCGTCAGTCG TACCACTGAAGGACAGGAAACTTCTGGAGGTCAAACTAGGAGAGCTGCCAAGCTGGATCTTGATGCGGGACTTCAGCCCTAGTGGCATTGTCGGAGCGTTTCAAAGAG GTTACTACCGGTACTATAACAAATATATCAACGTGAAGAAGGGTAGCATTGCGGGACTTACCATGGTGCTGGCATGCTACATAGTCTTCAACTACACCATTTCCTACAAGGAGCTCA AGCACGAGCGGCTACGGAAGTACCACTGA